TCGTCACCGCGTGGTCGCGACGGCGAGGCACGGTTGTCAGTGGTATGCGTCAGAATTGAGTTCAGGGCCAGCGCACGCGCCGGTGAGCCATCGAGTCTCCGGCAGAGCTAATCGAGGGGCACGAATGTCCGGACTGATCGACACCACGGAGATGTATCTCCGCACCATCCTCGAGCTGGAGGAGGAAGGCGTGGTCCCCATGCGCGCCCGGATCGCGGAGCGGCTCGACCAGAGCGGGCCGACGGTCAGCCAGACGGTGGCGCGGATGGAGCGCGACGGCCTGGTGGCGGTCGCCAGCGACCGGCACCTGGAGTTCACCGAGGAGGGACGGCGGCTGGCCACGCGCGTCATGCGCAAGCATCGCCTCGCGGAGTGCCTGCTCGTCGACGTGATCGGCCTGGAGTGGGAGCAGGTGCACGCCGAGGCGTGTCGCTGGGAGCACGTGATGAGCGAGGCCGTCGAGCGGCGTGTGCTCGAGCTGCTGCGCCACCCGACCGAGTCGCCGTACGGGAACCCGATCCCGGGTCTGGAGGAGCTCGGCGAGAAGGACGGTGCCGACCCGTTCCTGGACGAGGGCATGGTGTCGCTGGCCGAGCTCGACCCGGGTTCGGACGGCAAGACCGTGGTCGTTCGGCGTATCGGCGAGCCGATTCAGACGGACGCGCAGCTGATGTACACGCTGCGGCGGGCGGGCGTGCAGCCCGGCTCCGTGGTGAGCGTGACCGAGTCGGCGGGCGGGGTCCTGGTGGGCAGCGGCGGCGAGGCCGCGGAGCTGGAGGCGGACGTCGCCTCCCATGTGTTCGTGGCCAAGCGCTGACTTCACCCCCCGGCTGTCTTTCTGGCGAAGCGCCGGCGTCACCCCGCGGCTGGCACCGTGGCCAAGCGCCGGTGTCACCCCGGCGCACTGCTGACTTCCCGGCACCCGCGAGGGGCAGCCCCCGGGCGCCGGCCGAGGGGACCGGCATCGAACCGACCCCCCACGTCGGACCCGGGGTGCTCGCCGCACCCCCGTGCCGGGTGTGACAACACCCGTGACACCAGAGGCAGTTGTGATCCTTCCGCGACCCTACTGAAACCAAGATTCAGTGTGCGGAATCGCAGCGCTCGGACCGTTTGCGTGCGAGGCTATCGCGTGAGGCATATGACCTGAGGGCTCTTGACCGTGTCCGAGAGCAAGTCTGGAAGCTTGTCCGAGAGCAAGTCCGGAAGCGATGGGGCGCGGTCGGAGAGGGGGCGGGAGGATGTGCCGCAGACATGGAGAGGGCCCCGGCACCAGATGGCGCCGGGGCCTGTCCTCCCCTGTGCTGACCCGGAGCCCCGAGCTCTCAGGGTCATTCCCCTCGGACCGGTTTCCCCGAGCGGTCCGCCTCCCGCTGAAGATCTCCCCTCGGCGACGGCGGTCAATCCTGGAGCATGGTCACTCGAATGAGGGGTGTTGCAGCCAGGAAGGCCATTTTCGAAACCTCATTCGATAACGTGGTGGCGCAGCAGGGGTACATCTAGAGAGCAGCACAACCAGCAGGAGCAGCGGTACGACGGCGGTAGGAAGCGGTACGAGTGGACCGGCCGGTTCGAGCGGGAGTGTGCCGGTCCGAGCGAGCTAGGGGGGTGCCAATACCGATGGTGCGGCGCATCGACGTGACGGGAGCGGGCGGCGTACGCCTCGCTGCCTGGGAGTTCGCCGAGTCTCCCAAGATCGACCCTCCGAGGGCCTCGGAAGAGCCTGGCGTGCTGTTACTGCATGGCCTCATGGGCCGCGCCTCGCACTGGGCGTCCAGCGCCCGCTGGCTCTCCGAGCGGCACCGCGCCGTCGCCCTCGACCAGCGCGGCCACGGCCAGAGCGACAAGGCGCCGGAGGCGGAGTACACCCGCGAGGCATACGTCGACGACGCCGAGGCCGCCCTCGAGCAGCTCGGCCTCGCCCCGGCCGTCGTCATCGGCCACGCCATGGGCGCACTGACCGCCTGGCAGCTCGCCGCCAAGCGCCCGGACCTCGTCCGCGGCCTGATCATCTGCGACATGCGGGCATCGGCCCTGGGCGCCGCGTCGCAGCGTGAGTGGGAGGCCTGGTTCAAGGCCTGGCCCGTCCCCTTCGCCACGCTCGCCGACGTACGCAAGTGGTTCGGTGAGGACGACCCCTGGGTGGAGCGCCCGAACCCGTCCCGCGGCGAGTTCTACGCCGAGGTGATGCACGAGTCCCCGGACGGCTGGCGCCCGGTCTTCGAACCCGAGCAGATGCTCAAGTCCCGCCAGACCTGGGTGTACGACGCCCACTGGGAGGAACTCGCGCAGGTCCAGTGCCCCGCGCTGGTCGTACGGGGCCTGGACGGCGAGCTCGGCCGGGCCGAGTCCCAGGAGATGGTCCGCGTCCTGCCGCGCGGCCAGTACGCGGAGGTGGCCGACTCCGGCCACCTCGTGCACTACGACCAGCCGGAGGCCTGGCGCGCGGCGATCGAACCGTTTCTGGACGGGGTCCTGACGAGCTGAGCGTTGCCCGGAGCCGGGGGTGCCCCTGGCTTGGTTGCGCAGCCCGGCGCCGACGGGGTGCCGCCTGCGCCCACACGTGCCGCCTGGGGGTCCCCCACGCCCTTAAGGCAGTGGGGGAGGCACGACTGCCCGCAGGCTGGGCCAGTCAGCCCTTGCTCACCGCCGCCAGGATCTCCGGCAGCCGCCGAGCCGTCCGCGGTGCCGCCAGCCGTAGTCCGAGCACCGTGATCAGGGCCCCGTACCCCGCACCCAGCGGCAGCAGCAGCCACGTCCAGCTGTCCCCGTCGGCCGTGACGTTCAGCCAGATCGTGAGGGCGATGACCGGGGCGGCCAGCAGGGCCGCCGCGATCATGCCGCCGAAGATGGAGATCCAGGCGAGGCCGGCCTGACCGGGGGCCACGTTCTTGTAGCCCTCCTGCGGGATCGAGTACGCGAAGCGGGCCGACGACCAGGCGCCGGTGGCCAGCATCGCGCCGAGCAGCGCGAAGGAGAGGCCGAGCACCTCGGGCAGCCTGGGCCAGTCGCCGAGCATCGCGGTCGTCAGGACGGTCACGAGGGTCGCGTACGGCAGGGTGATCACCAGCAGTGCCAGGGCGCGCCCGCGCAGTTCGACGTACGCGTCGCGCGGGGACGAGATCGTCATCGCGACCATCCAGAACGCGGACGTGTCCTGCCCGAACTGGTTGTACATCTGGATCCCGAGCATCCCCGCCGCGAAGCACGCGAAGTAGATCGAGCCGGTGCCCTGAAGTGCGTTGAACACCGGCACGATCAGCCCGATGGCCAGCGATGTCACCCACGCGGCCTTGGTCTTCGGATCGCGCCACACATACCGCAGGCTGCGCTCCATGACGGTCCCGGTGCGCCCGGCGGGCAGCAGCCGCGCGAGCCCCGACGACCCCCGCTCGCGCGCGGCGGGCTCGGCGGCCTGCAGCGTCGACCCGTCCGGCGACGTCATCAGCCGGGTCAGATGCCGTGCCCACAGCGCCAGCAGCCCCGCCAAAGCGGCCACACTCAGCGCCAGTTGGACGGCCGCGACTCCGTACGCCCCCTCGCTCGCCGAATCCACCGCGTCGATCGCCGACGCGGGCGGCACCCAGCGCAGTACGTCCGCCGCCGGGTCGAGCTGGGAGAGGCCCCCCGCCGAACCGAGCCGCTGCGCACCGAAGTTGACCAGCTGCGCGCCGATCGCGATCACCAGGCCGCTCAGCACGGCCAGGTCGCGGCCCTTGCGGCTGGACAGCAGCCGGATGTTGGCGGCCGCGACGGCCCGTGCCAGGGCCACGCAGACGAGCAGGGTCAGGACCAC
This genomic interval from Streptomyces dengpaensis contains the following:
- a CDS encoding metal-dependent transcriptional regulator, which translates into the protein MSGLIDTTEMYLRTILELEEEGVVPMRARIAERLDQSGPTVSQTVARMERDGLVAVASDRHLEFTEEGRRLATRVMRKHRLAECLLVDVIGLEWEQVHAEACRWEHVMSEAVERRVLELLRHPTESPYGNPIPGLEELGEKDGADPFLDEGMVSLAELDPGSDGKTVVVRRIGEPIQTDAQLMYTLRRAGVQPGSVVSVTESAGGVLVGSGGEAAELEADVASHVFVAKR
- a CDS encoding alpha/beta fold hydrolase; the protein is MVRRIDVTGAGGVRLAAWEFAESPKIDPPRASEEPGVLLLHGLMGRASHWASSARWLSERHRAVALDQRGHGQSDKAPEAEYTREAYVDDAEAALEQLGLAPAVVIGHAMGALTAWQLAAKRPDLVRGLIICDMRASALGAASQREWEAWFKAWPVPFATLADVRKWFGEDDPWVERPNPSRGEFYAEVMHESPDGWRPVFEPEQMLKSRQTWVYDAHWEELAQVQCPALVVRGLDGELGRAESQEMVRVLPRGQYAEVADSGHLVHYDQPEAWRAAIEPFLDGVLTS
- a CDS encoding transporter, giving the protein MSANASANASTNAGSGATITTATRASAASITPTVVRLKLSLLRNGLRQSAGRRAAYITSVVFVLLFAALQLLGLIMLRGNTHATTIAMLLVSILALGWAVMPLFFAAGDETLDPTRLVMLPLRPRPLVRALLAASLVGIGPLFTLCLLLGSVIAVARGTAAYVTAVVAVVLTLLVCVALARAVAAANIRLLSSRKGRDLAVLSGLVIAIGAQLVNFGAQRLGSAGGLSQLDPAADVLRWVPPASAIDAVDSASEGAYGVAAVQLALSVAALAGLLALWARHLTRLMTSPDGSTLQAAEPAARERGSSGLARLLPAGRTGTVMERSLRYVWRDPKTKAAWVTSLAIGLIVPVFNALQGTGSIYFACFAAGMLGIQMYNQFGQDTSAFWMVAMTISSPRDAYVELRGRALALLVITLPYATLVTVLTTAMLGDWPRLPEVLGLSFALLGAMLATGAWSSARFAYSIPQEGYKNVAPGQAGLAWISIFGGMIAAALLAAPVIALTIWLNVTADGDSWTWLLLPLGAGYGALITVLGLRLAAPRTARRLPEILAAVSKG